The following proteins come from a genomic window of Diorhabda carinulata isolate Delta chromosome X, icDioCari1.1, whole genome shotgun sequence:
- the LOC130902534 gene encoding DNA repair protein REV1 gives MKNAEKEDDNVEKENGCTNKKKGRKYERDNGFSDWGGYNAAKRAKLLDQFENCEIKQISNIFQDIAIHVNGFTKPPIDELKNLMAAHGGQFHLYQLSTTTHIIASNLPNVKIKHLGTTPIVKPNWITDSIDFGKLLDYRRYLLYSNQSKSQPRIDFPILNKVSNAISIIEDVEIQKNTVTVKQDELKSEKETDISSCINDISGNRSVASSSTDKIVSCKKSEQTKLAAKTASDPNFLEEFYNNSRLHLISTLGAEFKQLVGQLRDASDGKFPGTEKLLLLKGQNSSPLMSRSVIMHIDMDCFFVSVSIRNHPELKGKPVAITHARNGQITNVKPEQKAIREQEFALYSERLPLGMTSRVEQIDTFSSMSEIASCSYEARKYGIKNGTFLGQAIKVCPNLVTLPYDFEGIKEVSHNLYKTIASYTLDIEAVSCDEMYVDITKILQETGLSVEEWAVHIRKEIMNVTGCPCSTGFGANRLQARLATKKAKPEGQFYLKPDAVEQYMMDVALSDLPGVGRATLAKLHKLGLNSCGDLQLVSSKILQNELGQKAGETIKQQSMGIDTRPLNFHHERKSVSAEVNYGIRFKTIKECYSFIQNLAVEIHNRINDIKMRARCLTLKLLVRAPEAPVETAKFLGHGICDSLTKSTTSNAILNNPQVIFNEAKSLYEKLGVDFADLRGVGLQLTKLEKNAPINKALSNFLKQEVNTLNQFDKIKDLATISNKIIDSKQSENTKGLNSNLDRNIMKTSTGARRGRPKGSNKSTNNGNRLSKNVRNNTVLHNYFDKKKSVEPRIKPTQNVHHKIDINVLNELPEGLRDEIIKEYKLNIKVKDKPQTKPDIKSNQLVQTEDTENVTTKNNKSENVQTSPFSNLTWDQIKPIIKKWTESEESPSDTDIEMIAIHFKLLAVNRQIEILMSVFNFLYRMFASLNCNWHQAYFKIVNTTQEGMVARYGHTLLVQRQFPCCKM, from the exons atgaaaaatgctGAAAAGGAAGATGATaatgtagaaaaagaaaatggttgcacaaataagaaaaaaggcAGGAAATATGAACGTGATAATGGATTTTCAGATTGG GGCGGTTATAATGCTGCTAAAAGAGCAAAGCTTCTGGATCAATTTGAAAACTGTGAAATCAAAcagatttcaaatatttttcaagatattgcAATACATGTAAATGGGTTTACTAAACCTCCAATTGATGAGTTGAAAAATCTTATGGCTGCACATGGTGGACAATTTCATTTGTATCAACTTTCAACAACTACTCATATTATAGCTTCAAATCTACCAAATGTTAAG ATTAAACATCTCGGAACAACCCCTATTGTCAAACCAAACTGGATAACAGATAGTATAGATTTTGGAAAGCTTTTAGATTATCGAAGATATTTGTTATATAGCAATCAAAGTAAATCTCAACCAAGAATCGATTTTCCTATTTTGAATAAAGTATCAAATGCCATTTCTATAATAGAAGatgttgaaattcaaaaaaatactgtaaCTGTGAAACAAGATGAACTTAAATCAGAAAAGGAAACTGATATTTCATCTTGTATTAATGATATTAGTGGTAATAGATCAGTTGCTTCCTCTTCTACTGATAAAATAGTTTCTTGTAAAAAATCAGAACAAACTAAGTTGGCTGCAAAAACAGCTTCAgatccaaattttttagaagaattttataacaattctaGGCTACATCTTATTTCAACATTGGGTGCTGAATTTAAACAACTTGTTGGCCAACTGAGAGATGCTTCGGATGGAAAATTTCCTGGAACTGAGAAACTGCTATTGCTCAAAG GACAAAATAGTTCCCCTTTAATGTCAAGATCTGTAATAATGCATATAGATATGGactgtttttttgtttccgtTAGTATCCGAAATCATCCAGAATTAAAAGGGAAACCAGTAGCTATTACTCATGCTCGAAATGGGCAAATAACAAATGTGAAACCTGAACAGAAAGCTATTAGAGAACAAGAATTTGCATTGTATTCTGAAAGATTGCCTCTAGGAATGACTTCCAGAGTAGAACAAATCGATACTTTTTCTAGTATGTCTGAGATAGCAAGCTGCAGTTATGAAGCtagaaaatatggaattaaaaatggaacatttttgGGACAGGCTATTAAAGTGTGTCCCAATTTAGTTACTCTGCCATATGATTTTGAG gGCATTAAAGAAGTATctcataatttatataaaactattgCTTCTTACACTCTTGATATAGAAGCTGTAAGTTGTGATGAAATGTACGTGGatattactaaaattttacaagaaactGGTCTTTCAGTGGAGGAATGGGCAGTGCatattagaaaagaaattatgaatGTTACAGGATGCCCTTGCTCTACag GTTTTGGGGCAAATAGACTTCAAGCGAGACTAGCAACAAAAAAGGCAAAACCTGAAGGGCAGTTCTATTTGAAACCAGATGCTGTAGAACAATACATGATGGATGTAGCTCTTTCCGATTTACCTGGTGTTGGTAGGGCCACTTTGGCGAAACTACATAAATTAGGGCTAAACAGCTGTGGGGATCTTCAG TTGGTATCTTCgaaaattcttcaaaatgaaTTGGGACAGAAAGCAGGAGAAACTATCAAACAGCAATCCATGGGAATCGATACTAGACCTCTAAATTTTCATCACGAACGAAAATCAGTGTCTGCAGAAGTAAACTATGGCATAAGATTCAAGACTATAAAAGAATGTTACAGTTTTATACAAAATCTAGCTGTTGAAATTCATAACAGAATAAATGATATCAAAATGAGAGCCAGATgtttaacattaaaattattagtaaGGGCACCTGAGGCTCCAGTG gaAACCGCTAAATTTCTTGGACATGGTATTTGTGATAGTTTGACGAAAAGTACGACATCAAATGCAATTCTTAACAATCCACAAGTGATATTTAATGAAGCTAAGAGCCTGTATGAAAAATTGGGAGTAGATTTTGCAGATTTGAGAGGTGTTGGTCTTCAGTTGaccaaattagaaaaaaatgctcCTATAAATAAGGCattgagtaattttttgaaacaagaaGTTAATACATTGAACCAGTTTGATAAAATTAAGGATTTGGCaacaatttctaataaaataatagattcGAAACAAAGTGAGAATACTAAAGGCCTAAATTCTAATCTAgatagaaatataatgaaaacatcaacGGGTGCAAGAAGAGGAAGGCCAAAAGGTAGTAATAAGAGTACCAATAATGGGAACAGGTTATCAAAAAACGTAAGGAACAATACAGTTTTGCACAACTATTTTGATAAGAAGAAAAGTGTGGAACCTAGAATCAAACCTACACAG AATGTGCatcataaaattgatataaacgTATTGAATGAGTTGCCAGAAGGTTTAAGAGATGAGataattaaagaatataaattaaatataaaagttaaagATAAACCACAAACGAAGCCGGATATAAAAAGTAATCAACTTGTCCAAACAGAAGATACAGAAAATGTTactactaaaaataataaatctgaaaatg tGCAAACATCCCCATTTAGTAATCTTACGTGGGATCAAAttaaaccaataataaaaaaatggactGAATCAGAAGAAAGTCCAAGTGATACAGACATTGAGATGATAGCTATACATTTCAAACTTTTAGCTGTCAACcgacaaattgaaattttaatgagcgtttttaattttttatatag aaTGTTTGCTTCTTTGAATTGTAATTGGCATCAGGCCTATTTTAAAATAGTCAACACAACACAGGAAGGCATGGTAGCAAGATATGGACACACACTATTAGTGCAAAGACAATTTCCTTGTTGTAAAATGTGA